GCGCGGTTGTCTCGCAAGCGGATCGCAGGAACCGAGAAGGGTCGCATTACGATCGACCGGGATTTCGACGCCCCTGCCGATCCCCTCACCTTCGCATGAATCGATGAGAGTTCTGTTGGACACACACGTTCTCTTGTGGTGGCTCGCTGAGCCAGAGCGTCTGAACAAGAGAACGCGCGGGATTCTCCAGTCTCAGGACAACGAGGTTCTTCTCTCTTCGATCAGTGTGCTGGAGATCGTGATCAAGAGCGACCTCGGAAAACTGCAACTTTCCGAGCCTCCGGAGCAGTTGATCAAAAGAGTGATCGTCGAGCAGGCTCTCGTACCGCTGTCGGTGAAGCACGATCATGCGCTGGCGGTGGCCTCGCTCCCGAGGGTTCACGCCGACCCATTCGATCGCGTGCTGATCGCTCAGAGCATCACCGAGTCCATACCTCTGCTGACTGCAGATGCTACCTTTCGCTCCTACGAGGGCCTCGACGTCATATGGGCGGGCGGCCGGCAGCAGTGACCTAGAGAAGAGTGAAGAGGCTGTTACTCAAAGCCCTTCACTCTTCACTCTTCACTCTTCGTTCACTCCACTCCTGATAGAAGGTGCCGCCCTTCTCCGCGACGCGGCGAATCGCCTGCGAGGGCTCGAACCGTTTGCCGTGCTCCTTCGCCAGCGCTTCGAGTCGTGCAAGAACGCGGTTGGAACCGAGAGTATCCCCGTACCGGAGGAGCCCGCCGCGGAATGGCGGAAAACCGGTTCCCATGATCATTGCGAGGTCGACGTCTGCTGCACTCGCCGCGATTCCTTCGTCGAGAATCCTCGTCGCTTCATTGATCATCGCCAGGATCATCCGCTCGGACATCGCCTTCCGGTCGCCGGCCACGGGATCGTCGACTTCGAGAAGCCGGTAGACGTCCTCGTCGGGCTCGTCCCTCTTCCCGTTGTCCCATACGTAGATGCCACGGCCGTTCTTCTTTCCATAGCGCTCGTCCGCGACCAGCGTCTCGACCAGAGGCGAAGCCTCCATCCGGTCCCCGAACGCCTCCATCATGATCTGCCCCGACTTTGCTGCGATGTCGATCCCGACCTCGTCGAGAAGTGCGAGGGGTCCGAGCGGCATCCCGAAATCGGTCATCGCTCCGTCGATCGACCCGATTGAATTTTCCTCGATCAGGAGGAAACCCGCCTCGTTGATGTAGGGAGCGAGGATCCGGTTGACGATGAACCCCGGGCCGTCCTTGCAGATGACCACGGTCTTCCCCATCCGCTTGCCGAGCTGATGGATCGTCGAGACCGTCTCGGGGGAGGTCTTCTCGCCGACGATCACCTCGACGAGCGGCATCTTGTCCACCGGACTGAAAAAGTGCATGCCGATCACATTTTCGGGATGGCTCGCAGCCTCGGCGATCCGCGTGATCGGAATGGTCGATGTGTTGGTGGCAAAGATGACGCCGGGCTTGCCGACCGATTCGACTTCGCGAAGGACTGACTGTTTGATCTCGAGCTTTTCGACGACGGCCTCGATGACGACGTCGACGGAGCGGAAGCCGGTCCAGTCGGTCGTCATCGTGATCTTCGCGAGACTCGCCTGCATCTCCCGGCGGCTCAGCCTTCGCTTTTCCACCTTCTTCTTCCAGATCTTCGACGCGGCGCGCATTCCGCCGGCGAGCGCATCCCACGAGATGTCGCGGACTCGGACCGGAAGATTCGCCTTCTCGACCAGCGTCTGAGCGATGCCGCCGCCCATCAGGCCCGCCCCGAGAACGCCGACCGAGTCGACCTTTGCGGGATCAGGCCCTTCGTGGCGCTTCGCCGCCTCCATCATGAAGAAGAGCCGCACGAGATGCGGTGCGACGTCACCCGTGATCAGCTCGGACGCCGCCCGCGCCTCCGCTTCGAGTCCCGCTTCGTAATCATCCTCGAAGCCCTTCTTCATCACCTCGATGGCTCTCAACGGCGCCGGATAGTTTCCGAGCGTCTGCTTCATCACACCCGACCGCGCCTTGTCGAAGATCACTTTTCGCGAGAGCGGATTGCCTTCGACATAGATGCGTGACTTGTCCGCCTCCTTCTTCGAGGACTGCCGCCTGGCGAACGTCCGGGCTGCATCCATCCGGATCGACGCGGGGATCACATCGTCGACGAGTCCGATCCCCTTTGCTTTCTTCGCCCGGATGTTCTTCCCGGTCAGGATCATGTCGAGCGCGGCGGGAAGTCCGACGATCCTCGGAAGCCTCGTCGTGCCGGTCCAGGCGGGGATGATGCCGAGCTTCACCTCCGGAAGGGCGATCATCGACTTTTCCCAGTCGGTGATCAGCCGGTAGTCGCAGTTGAGCGCCATCTCGGTGCCGCCCCCCATGCAGACCCCATGAATCACGGCGAAGGTCATCTGGGGAAGGCGGGACAGCTTCGTGAAGACGCTCTGTCCGTACCGGACGAACTCCGCCGCTTCGCTGGCATTCGGCACGTCCTGAAATCGGGAGATGTCGGCGCCCGCGATGAATCCGCTTTCCTTGCCCGATGCGATCAGGACCCGGGTGATCGAGCTGCGCGCCGCGATCTCGCCGAGGATGCGGTCGAGCTCCTCGACGCTTTCGGGAGTGAACTTGTTGAGCTTCTCATCGGGGAGATCGAACCAGAGGATACCGATGTCGTCCTCTTCGTCCAGCCTCCAGGCGTGGCGAACCACGGGTTCGGCAACCGTCATCTCAGACAATCTCCTTATCGGCTGTCGGCGAGGTCTTCCTCGGCGTAGAGATCATCGATCAGAGAAGCGTACTTTTTCTCGACGACGCGCCGTTTCACCTTCATCGACGGGGTGATCTCCCCATCCTCGATCGAAAAATCGCGAGGAAGAAGAGTGTATTTTCGGATCTGTTCCTGCCGGTCGATTCCGGCGTTGTAGCGTGCGATCTCCTCGTCGAAGATTTTCCGCACCCAGTCCTTCTGGATGAGCTCTTCGAATTCGGTGCCGGACTCCCCTCGCTTCTCCCGCTCCTTGTCGAGCCGCTCGAAGTTCGGGACGATCAAAGCGACGAGAAACCTTCGTCGATCACCGATGATTACCGGGGTCGCGATCCAGGGAGAGGTCTTGAGCTGATTCTCGAGCGGCTGCGGGGCGATGTTCTTGCCGTACGCGTTGACGATGATGTCCTTCTTGCGATCCGTGATGACCAGGAATCCGTCCGAATCGATCTTCCCGATGTCCCCGGTGTGGAACCATCCCTGCGGGTCGATCGCCTGGGCCGTCGCCTCCGGCTTCTCCCAGTAACCCTTCATGACGTGCGGTCCTCGGGTCAGGATCTCTCCATCTTCGGCGATCCTCACTTCGATCCCTTCGATCGGCTTCCCGACGGTCCCGAGCTTTCTCGCCTCGGGCGTATTGACCGAGATCACGGGGGAGGTCTCGGTCAGTCCGTAGCCTTCGTAAATCTCGAGTCCGGCACCGATGAAAAACGCCGCGAGATCCGCCGAGAGCGGCGCACCTCCCGACATGGTGAATCGGACGTTGCCGCCGAGCCGCCCGAGAATTTTCCTGAAGACGATGGCATGAGCAACCGCGGCCTTGATTTTCATTCCGAGCGGCATCGGCTTTCCTTCGACCGCGTAGGGAAGCTTTTCCTGCGCGACGCCGAGCGCCCAGTTGAACAGCTTGAGCGAGATCCCCCCCTTCGCCGTGACGGTGTCGAGAATCTTCGCCTGCATCTTCTCGAAAAGCCGCGGGACGGAGGCGAAGAGATTCGGCTTGATCACCTGAAGGTTCTCGCCGGTTCGGGTCAGATCGTCGTTGTAGGCGATCACCACACCTCTGGCGAGGAGAACGAAGTCGAACATCCTCTCCAGAATGTGGGTCAGCGGAAGAATGCAGAGTGCGACGTCTCCCGGTTTGACCGGAATGAGATCGAGCGACGCCTTAACGTTGCTGGCGATATTTCCGTGCGTGAGCACCGCACCTTTCGGCTCTCCGGTGGTGCCGGAAGTGTAGACGATCGTCGCGATGTCCTCGGGCGTTACACGCCTGACGGATTGGTCGAACGCCGCGCGACCCTTCTCCGCTTCGGTGCTTCGGCCACGCTCCACGATCGATTGAAAGGTGTAGTCGCCCTGATCGGCGGCGCCGTCACAGAGGATCACATGCCTCAGCGAAGGAAGGCCGCCTCGTATGGAGCGGATCTTTTCCATCTGCTCCGCGTCGGAGACGATCACGGCGACCGAACCGGAATCGCGCATGATGTACTCGATCTGGCGATCGATCAGCGTGGCGTAGACCGGCACCGAGATCGCTCCGGCGGTCAGAATCGCGAGATCCGACATCGTCCATTCCGGCCGGTTCTCCGACAGGATCGCCACCCGATCACCGCGGCGGACTCCGAGCTCGGTGAGTCCCATCGAAAAATGACGAACCGTGTCGCCAAACTCCGTCAGCCCGATGTCCTTCCACTCCTCGCCGTCCTTGTACTTCATCGCAACGGCGCGATCGATCTCGAGGGTTCGGAGATAGATTTGCGTGAGTGTCTCAATCATCGTCGCGCTCCTGCCGTCTGATTCAGGGACAAGGCCATCATATTCGATGATTTCAGGTCAAACGGGAGGGAAGCGGAAGAGTGAAGAGTGAAGAGTGAAGAGTGAAAGGAATGCTTGACTGGGAGGGCGAGCCTCCGGTGAGCCGCGATCCTGGAAACCGAACCTGAAACCCGCAACGATCTGGGCGGTGTTTGGCGCCCGCTATCCAATCCCGCCAGATCGCGGCTCGCCAGAGGCTCGCCCTCCCGCTGGTACGTGGCGAAAGGCTGTTCTTTCTTTCACTCTTCACTCTTCACTCTTCTTTTCTCTCTTCTTTCTCTTTCATGTCGAGGACGTCGGCGCTCGTCGCCCAGCGGGAACCGTGGTGGCGGACTGCGAGCTCTTTCCAGATTTTCGACAGCGCATCGAAGCCTTCGCGTTTGTAAGCCACCGCCCCCTGCCAGTACATCACCTCAGCGTGAACCTCGTCGATGCTCGTGAGGCTCGCGGCGATGTCGAGCGCGGCGGCCGCCGCGTCCGGCTCGTTCCCCACGAGCCGATCGAGGGCGAGTGCCATGTGAAGCCGGGCGCGAAACTCTTCAGGCGGAAGCCAGCCGGTCCACCGCGCCACCTCCGAGCCTCGGCCA
This window of the Acidobacteriota bacterium genome carries:
- a CDS encoding type II toxin-antitoxin system VapC family toxin, with product MRVLLDTHVLLWWLAEPERLNKRTRGILQSQDNEVLLSSISVLEIVIKSDLGKLQLSEPPEQLIKRVIVEQALVPLSVKHDHALAVASLPRVHADPFDRVLIAQSITESIPLLTADATFRSYEGLDVIWAGGRQQ
- a CDS encoding enoyl-CoA hydratase/isomerase family protein: MTVAEPVVRHAWRLDEEDDIGILWFDLPDEKLNKFTPESVEELDRILGEIAARSSITRVLIASGKESGFIAGADISRFQDVPNASEAAEFVRYGQSVFTKLSRLPQMTFAVIHGVCMGGGTEMALNCDYRLITDWEKSMIALPEVKLGIIPAWTGTTRLPRIVGLPAALDMILTGKNIRAKKAKGIGLVDDVIPASIRMDAARTFARRQSSKKEADKSRIYVEGNPLSRKVIFDKARSGVMKQTLGNYPAPLRAIEVMKKGFEDDYEAGLEAEARAASELITGDVAPHLVRLFFMMEAAKRHEGPDPAKVDSVGVLGAGLMGGGIAQTLVEKANLPVRVRDISWDALAGGMRAASKIWKKKVEKRRLSRREMQASLAKITMTTDWTGFRSVDVVIEAVVEKLEIKQSVLREVESVGKPGVIFATNTSTIPITRIAEAASHPENVIGMHFFSPVDKMPLVEVIVGEKTSPETVSTIHQLGKRMGKTVVICKDGPGFIVNRILAPYINEAGFLLIEENSIGSIDGAMTDFGMPLGPLALLDEVGIDIAAKSGQIMMEAFGDRMEASPLVETLVADERYGKKNGRGIYVWDNGKRDEPDEDVYRLLEVDDPVAGDRKAMSERMILAMINEATRILDEGIAASAADVDLAMIMGTGFPPFRGGLLRYGDTLGSNRVLARLEALAKEHGKRFEPSQAIRRVAEKGGTFYQEWSERRVKSEE
- a CDS encoding thioredoxin family protein; its protein translation is MGAVTYPDAAVQELLAARFISVQVNIREPQPELRHLFRSAKPIWAPMFVVLNGRGSEVARWTGWLPPEEFRARLHMALALDRLVGNEPDAAAAALDIAASLTSIDEVHAEVMYWQGAVAYKREGFDALSKIWKELAVRHHGSRWATSADVLDMKEKEERKEE
- a CDS encoding long-chain fatty acid--CoA ligase, with amino-acid sequence MIETLTQIYLRTLEIDRAVAMKYKDGEEWKDIGLTEFGDTVRHFSMGLTELGVRRGDRVAILSENRPEWTMSDLAILTAGAISVPVYATLIDRQIEYIMRDSGSVAVIVSDAEQMEKIRSIRGGLPSLRHVILCDGAADQGDYTFQSIVERGRSTEAEKGRAAFDQSVRRVTPEDIATIVYTSGTTGEPKGAVLTHGNIASNVKASLDLIPVKPGDVALCILPLTHILERMFDFVLLARGVVIAYNDDLTRTGENLQVIKPNLFASVPRLFEKMQAKILDTVTAKGGISLKLFNWALGVAQEKLPYAVEGKPMPLGMKIKAAVAHAIVFRKILGRLGGNVRFTMSGGAPLSADLAAFFIGAGLEIYEGYGLTETSPVISVNTPEARKLGTVGKPIEGIEVRIAEDGEILTRGPHVMKGYWEKPEATAQAIDPQGWFHTGDIGKIDSDGFLVITDRKKDIIVNAYGKNIAPQPLENQLKTSPWIATPVIIGDRRRFLVALIVPNFERLDKEREKRGESGTEFEELIQKDWVRKIFDEEIARYNAGIDRQEQIRKYTLLPRDFSIEDGEITPSMKVKRRVVEKKYASLIDDLYAEEDLADSR